A stretch of the Mesorhizobium sp. Pch-S genome encodes the following:
- a CDS encoding DMT family transporter has product MPIHELAALGAATCWALTGIISAGPAGHLGAPAFNRLRQIFVTVMLALYVLATGSWRELEAANVLPLLASGFIGIFIGDTLLFATLNRVGPRRSGILFALNAPIAAILGWLLLGETLTMKAIAGMALVVAGVLLAILFGKRRAQLHQWETVKGPLWIGVALGLGAATGQAIGSIIARPVMETGIDPFVASMLRVGIAAAFLTVMIQLPIPALKPKNPLTWKVAIMTALTGILALAIGMTLLLFALSGGKVGIVSTLSATSPVIILPLLWLRTGERPAAGAWAGAALVVAGMGLIFMA; this is encoded by the coding sequence ATGCCCATCCATGAACTCGCAGCCCTCGGCGCCGCAACCTGCTGGGCGCTGACCGGCATCATCTCGGCGGGACCGGCCGGCCATCTCGGCGCGCCGGCTTTCAACCGCCTGCGCCAGATCTTCGTCACCGTCATGCTGGCGCTCTATGTGCTGGCGACCGGCTCCTGGCGCGAGCTCGAGGCAGCCAATGTGCTGCCGCTCCTTGCCTCCGGCTTCATCGGCATCTTCATCGGCGACACGCTGCTGTTTGCCACGCTGAACCGTGTCGGTCCGCGCCGCTCCGGCATCCTGTTTGCGCTCAATGCGCCGATTGCTGCGATCCTCGGCTGGCTGCTGCTCGGCGAAACCCTGACCATGAAAGCGATCGCCGGCATGGCGCTGGTCGTCGCCGGCGTGCTGCTGGCCATCCTGTTCGGAAAACGCCGCGCGCAGCTGCATCAATGGGAAACGGTGAAAGGTCCGCTCTGGATCGGCGTGGCGCTCGGACTGGGCGCCGCGACAGGCCAGGCCATCGGTTCGATCATCGCACGGCCGGTGATGGAAACCGGCATCGACCCCTTTGTCGCTTCGATGCTCAGGGTCGGTATCGCTGCCGCCTTCCTCACCGTCATGATCCAGCTGCCCATTCCCGCACTGAAACCCAAGAATCCGCTGACCTGGAAGGTGGCGATCATGACCGCGCTGACCGGTATCCTGGCGCTGGCGATCGGCATGACGTTGCTGCTCTTCGCCCTTTCCGGCGGCAAGGTCGGTATCGTCTCCACATTGTCGGCAACCTCGCCCGTCATCATACTGCCGCTGCTGTGGCTGCGCACCGGAGAACGGCCGGCGGCTGGCGCCTGGGCAGGTGCCGCACTGGTGGTAGCCGGCATGGGCCTGATCTTCATGGCGTGA
- a CDS encoding GGDEF domain-containing protein: MKLDFLTLYIVILLNSLTVAVIWGAIAYRYRNFAAARVWLAGCVLSTIGGCVLALQGNEGSYVPAVVGNGFVIFGFCMFWVGVRVFYGQSGGLKASVAITAASLLLLLLLFGSLQGRNLVYAGGQSVPLVLAAWYLLRWHRKDLGAMIAATAMIVGILGHLIESALNVGLMLGHVDQDFYTTVESYALLCVIFSGVVWNFGFTVMSIGRLREELAELAQTDDLTGVPNRRHFLALLEAEDKRTRRTGRHFSLMLIDIDHFKRFNDTQGHAFGDRILRQFAEIARAMIRGSDTVFRLGGDEFAILLPETTARQAEKVASVLVATVREGSGKAEDEERFTISVGIAEWTPDIYVAAVDLTARADEALYRAKEAGRNGYAISGMKNRRPPGQSHLKLVVS; encoded by the coding sequence ATGAAACTCGACTTCCTGACGCTTTACATCGTCATCCTGCTCAACTCGCTGACGGTGGCCGTCATCTGGGGCGCGATCGCCTATCGCTACCGCAATTTCGCGGCGGCGCGCGTGTGGCTGGCCGGCTGTGTGCTGTCCACCATCGGCGGCTGCGTGCTGGCGCTGCAGGGCAATGAGGGCAGCTATGTGCCGGCCGTGGTCGGCAACGGCTTCGTCATCTTCGGCTTCTGCATGTTCTGGGTCGGCGTGCGCGTCTTCTACGGCCAGTCCGGCGGGCTGAAGGCAAGCGTGGCCATCACTGCCGCCAGCCTGCTCCTGTTGCTGCTGCTGTTCGGCAGTCTGCAGGGCCGCAATCTCGTCTATGCCGGCGGCCAGTCGGTGCCTCTGGTGCTTGCCGCCTGGTACCTGCTGCGCTGGCATCGCAAGGATCTCGGCGCGATGATCGCTGCCACCGCCATGATCGTCGGCATCCTGGGTCATCTCATCGAAAGTGCCCTGAACGTCGGGCTGATGCTGGGTCATGTCGACCAGGACTTCTACACCACGGTGGAATCCTACGCGCTGCTGTGCGTGATCTTCTCGGGCGTGGTGTGGAATTTCGGCTTCACCGTCATGTCGATCGGGCGGCTGCGCGAGGAGCTTGCCGAACTTGCCCAGACCGATGATCTCACCGGCGTTCCCAATCGCCGCCATTTCCTGGCCTTGCTGGAAGCCGAGGACAAACGCACGCGCCGCACCGGCCGCCACTTCTCGCTGATGCTGATCGACATCGACCATTTCAAGCGCTTCAACGACACCCAGGGCCATGCCTTCGGCGACCGCATCCTGCGCCAGTTCGCCGAGATCGCCAGGGCGATGATACGCGGCAGCGATACCGTTTTCCGGCTTGGCGGCGACGAGTTCGCGATCTTGTTGCCGGAAACGACCGCGCGCCAGGCGGAAAAGGTCGCTTCCGTTCTCGTCGCCACCGTGCGCGAAGGCAGCGGCAAGGCGGAAGACGAGGAACGCTTCACCATCAGCGTCGGCATCGCGGAGTGGACGCCGGACATCTATGTCGCCGCTGTCGACCTCACCGCCAGGGCGGACGAGGCGCTCTATCGCGCCAAGGAAGCCGGTCGCAACGGCTATGCCATTTCCGGCATGAAGAACCGCAGGCCGCCGGGGCAAAGCCACCTCAAGCTGGTGGTTTCTTAA
- a CDS encoding MFS transporter — protein MDLRIFLLALATFATGTAENIVIGILPDVASGLDISIGLAGQLTAAFSITFALAAPLALFMATRLERRTMLGLALLVFLASNLLAAASASYAVLFVARIGMAAASAAACLVATMLATELAGPAMRGRAIGIIFMGISGSMVLGVPAGMLIGGHFGWRAVFVALALLAVAVFLICQRTLPTVGHGRPTASGYRQHLRSLPLVAAQSVSILMIGGHFMLFAYLAPYLTEVVGVAPGNVVLFFLAFGIAGVCGGYCGGWLADGVGPRFAIVATPLAYLVALLAIPFAAEIPGLFIIAMMIWAMISWMISPVVQSFLIATGPQTAEAGVGLNLSAMHVGVGLGTALGGSALAWLPLQSLPWLGGLLAAAAVTAAFVAVHRSAQTWITQPDL, from the coding sequence ATGGACCTTCGGATATTCTTGCTGGCTTTGGCGACCTTCGCCACCGGCACTGCGGAAAACATCGTCATCGGTATCCTGCCGGATGTCGCTTCAGGCCTTGATATCTCGATCGGCCTTGCCGGCCAACTGACGGCTGCCTTCTCGATCACCTTTGCACTCGCCGCTCCGCTGGCGCTCTTCATGGCGACGCGGCTGGAACGCAGGACCATGCTGGGTCTGGCACTGCTCGTGTTCCTGGCCAGCAATCTGCTGGCCGCGGCCAGCGCCAGCTATGCCGTCCTGTTCGTCGCCCGCATCGGCATGGCCGCTGCCAGCGCAGCCGCCTGCCTCGTCGCGACGATGCTGGCGACCGAACTGGCCGGGCCAGCCATGCGCGGCAGGGCGATCGGCATCATCTTCATGGGGATCAGCGGTTCCATGGTGCTCGGCGTGCCGGCGGGAATGCTGATCGGCGGCCATTTCGGCTGGCGCGCGGTTTTTGTCGCGCTTGCCCTGCTTGCCGTGGCCGTGTTCCTCATCTGCCAGCGCACGCTGCCGACGGTGGGGCACGGCCGGCCGACGGCATCGGGCTATCGGCAGCATCTGCGCTCCTTGCCACTGGTTGCCGCCCAGTCTGTTTCGATCCTGATGATCGGTGGCCATTTCATGCTGTTCGCCTATCTGGCGCCCTACCTCACCGAGGTGGTGGGCGTCGCACCGGGCAATGTCGTGCTGTTCTTTCTCGCCTTCGGGATCGCCGGCGTCTGCGGCGGTTACTGCGGCGGCTGGCTGGCCGATGGCGTCGGGCCGCGTTTCGCCATCGTGGCGACGCCGCTCGCCTATCTGGTCGCGCTTCTCGCCATACCGTTCGCGGCGGAGATACCCGGGCTCTTCATCATCGCGATGATGATCTGGGCAATGATCAGCTGGATGATCTCGCCTGTCGTGCAGAGTTTCCTGATCGCGACGGGACCACAGACGGCGGAAGCCGGCGTCGGCCTCAACCTGTCGGCCATGCATGTCGGTGTCGGCCTTGGCACGGCACTGGGTGGCTCCGCGCTGGCCTGGCTGCCTTTGCAGAGCCTGCCCTGGCTGGGTGGGTTGCTGGCGGCTGCAGCTGTGACCGCGGCCTTTGTCGCCGTGCACCGCAGCGCGCAGACGTGGATCACGCAGCCGGACCTCTGA
- a CDS encoding ANTAR domain-containing protein produces the protein MQETIDIARFARERQGAGTKKDAGGRDAPSGPSSSRSFWNLKVAVIVDRNDDGERLIRELQRLRCDVHHEWPMPSQIPAQYDVVFCVLSPDLPQRLPWIPGEPASALVVIDPGAGMLDLNLLHNCAAHGVLHYPVTSRSVQSTLALARGHFLYERRLRGRIEKLDESLRTMRSVERAKSLLMRLKNVSEEEAYNYLRRQAMERRVTIGAVASAIIDSYELLG, from the coding sequence GTGCAGGAAACCATCGACATCGCAAGATTTGCCCGCGAACGGCAGGGCGCAGGCACCAAGAAGGACGCGGGTGGCCGCGACGCGCCCTCCGGTCCGTCATCGTCGCGTTCGTTCTGGAATCTCAAGGTTGCGGTCATCGTCGACCGCAACGACGACGGCGAACGGCTGATCCGCGAACTGCAGCGCCTGCGCTGCGACGTACATCACGAATGGCCGATGCCCTCGCAGATACCGGCGCAGTACGACGTCGTCTTCTGCGTGCTTTCACCAGACCTGCCGCAACGCCTGCCCTGGATCCCGGGAGAGCCTGCCTCAGCACTGGTGGTCATCGATCCTGGCGCCGGCATGCTCGATCTCAACCTGCTGCACAATTGTGCGGCGCACGGCGTGCTGCACTACCCGGTGACGTCGCGTTCGGTGCAGTCGACCCTGGCGCTGGCGCGCGGGCATTTCCTCTACGAGCGCCGGCTGCGTGGACGCATCGAAAAGCTGGACGAGAGCCTGCGCACCATGCGCAGCGTCGAGCGGGCGAAGTCGTTGCTTATGCGGCTAAAGAACGTCAGCGAGGAAGAGGCCTACAACTACCTCCGGCGCCAGGCGATGGAACGGCGCGTGACGATCGGCGCGGTGGCCAGTGCCATCATTGACTCCTACGAACTTCTTGGCTAG
- a CDS encoding transporter substrate-binding domain-containing protein encodes MTRSSNTSEPWRVGVLFSRTGFMAVIEETQLRGTLTAIEEINAAGGVNGRPLEPVVYDPGSEASAFGRYAKKLMVEDGVSTIFGCYTSSSRKAVLPVVERLNGLLWYPTLYEGFEFSPNVIYTGATPNQNSVELCRILMERYGTRFYFIGADYIYPRESNRIMRELIRNSGGTVVGESYVRMGASREEFLPVMRDVKRAQPDVIFSTVVGDGTVYLYQAYADLGLDPKVMPIASLTTTEAEIRAMGFDVGEGHITAAPYFQGVGNERNSSFVRDYKKRYGDDEPTNMCLEASYFQVNAFAKTLEQTNSMDTEILRASVMGSEFEAPQGDVAINPIWGHADLWTRIGRANRQGQFDLVYESPSCVLSDPYLLGYGRSLGQKNLELA; translated from the coding sequence TTGACGAGATCAAGCAATACCTCCGAACCGTGGCGCGTCGGCGTCCTCTTCTCGCGAACCGGCTTCATGGCCGTGATCGAGGAGACGCAGCTGCGTGGCACGCTGACGGCGATCGAAGAAATCAACGCCGCCGGCGGCGTCAACGGTCGTCCGCTCGAGCCGGTCGTCTACGACCCCGGCTCCGAGGCGAGCGCCTTCGGCCGCTATGCCAAGAAGCTGATGGTCGAAGACGGCGTTTCGACCATCTTCGGCTGCTACACCTCATCCAGCCGCAAGGCGGTGCTGCCGGTGGTCGAAAGGCTGAACGGGCTGCTGTGGTATCCGACGCTTTATGAGGGGTTCGAGTTCTCGCCCAATGTCATCTACACCGGTGCGACGCCGAACCAGAACAGCGTCGAGCTCTGCCGCATCCTGATGGAGCGCTACGGCACCCGCTTTTATTTCATCGGCGCCGACTACATCTATCCGCGCGAATCCAACCGCATCATGCGCGAATTGATCCGCAACAGCGGCGGCACGGTCGTCGGCGAATCCTATGTGCGCATGGGCGCCTCGCGGGAGGAGTTCCTGCCGGTGATGCGCGACGTCAAGCGCGCCCAGCCCGATGTCATCTTCTCCACCGTCGTCGGCGATGGAACAGTCTATCTCTACCAGGCCTATGCCGATCTCGGGCTCGACCCCAAGGTCATGCCGATCGCGTCGCTGACCACCACGGAAGCAGAGATCCGCGCTATGGGCTTTGACGTCGGCGAGGGCCACATCACCGCGGCACCCTATTTCCAGGGCGTCGGCAACGAGCGCAACTCGTCTTTCGTGCGCGATTACAAGAAACGCTACGGCGATGACGAGCCGACCAACATGTGCCTGGAAGCTTCCTATTTCCAGGTCAACGCCTTCGCCAAGACGCTGGAACAGACCAACTCGATGGACACCGAGATCCTGCGTGCTTCAGTGATGGGATCGGAGTTCGAAGCGCCGCAGGGCGATGTCGCCATCAATCCGATCTGGGGTCACGCCGACCTGTGGACGCGTATCGGCCGGGCCAACCGGCAAGGCCAGTTCGATCTTGTTTATGAATCGCCATCCTGCGTCCTCTCCGACCCCTATCTGCTGGGGTACGGACGCAGTCTTGGCCAGAAGAATCTCGAGCTCGCATAG
- a CDS encoding alpha/beta fold hydrolase codes for MPDYEIYSLGDFVLQRGATLRDAKLAYKTFGKLNAKKDNVVVFPTWYSGQHVDNEWLIGKGMTLDPAKYFIIIPNMFGNGLSSSPSNTPEPYNKSRFPQVTAYDNVRAQHQLVTEKFGVKKLKLVVGWSMGALQTFHWGAMYPDMVERIAPFCGSAKCSRHNFVFLEGVKAALTADSAWNNGWYDNKPEKGLRAMARVYAGWGFSQAFYRQELDLKALGHSSLEDFLVSFWEGFFLPKDANNLLTMLWTWQNGDISDNELYKGDFRKALKAIKAKAFVMPGRTDLYFPPEDSEFEVANMPNAKFLPFESVWGHFAGGPGTSPNDVKFLDGKLKELMAS; via the coding sequence ATGCCTGACTATGAGATCTACTCGCTGGGCGATTTTGTCCTGCAACGCGGGGCGACGCTGCGCGACGCCAAGCTTGCCTACAAGACCTTCGGCAAGCTGAACGCCAAGAAGGACAACGTCGTCGTCTTCCCGACCTGGTACTCCGGCCAGCACGTCGACAATGAATGGCTGATCGGCAAGGGCATGACGCTCGACCCGGCCAAGTATTTCATCATCATCCCGAACATGTTCGGCAACGGGCTGTCGTCGTCGCCCAGCAACACGCCGGAACCCTATAACAAGTCGCGCTTTCCTCAGGTGACGGCCTATGACAACGTTCGTGCCCAGCACCAGCTGGTCACCGAGAAGTTCGGCGTCAAGAAACTGAAGCTGGTGGTCGGCTGGTCGATGGGCGCCTTGCAGACCTTCCACTGGGGGGCGATGTATCCCGACATGGTCGAGCGCATCGCGCCGTTCTGCGGCTCCGCCAAATGCTCGCGCCATAATTTCGTGTTCCTGGAAGGCGTCAAGGCAGCACTCACCGCCGACTCCGCCTGGAACAATGGCTGGTACGACAACAAGCCGGAGAAGGGTCTGCGCGCCATGGCCCGCGTCTATGCCGGCTGGGGCTTCTCGCAGGCGTTCTATCGTCAGGAACTCGACCTCAAGGCGCTCGGCCATTCCTCGCTGGAGGATTTCCTGGTCTCCTTCTGGGAGGGCTTTTTCCTGCCCAAGGACGCCAACAACCTTTTGACCATGCTGTGGACCTGGCAGAACGGCGACATCAGCGACAACGAGCTTTACAAGGGCGATTTCAGGAAGGCGCTCAAGGCCATCAAGGCCAAGGCCTTCGTCATGCCCGGCCGTACCGATCTCTACTTCCCGCCGGAAGACAGCGAATTCGAAGTGGCCAACATGCCGAACGCCAAATTCCTGCCGTTCGAGTCGGTCTGGGGGCACTTTGCCGGCGGGCCGGGAACCAGCCCGAACGACGTCAAGTTCCTCGACGGCAAGCTGAAGGAACTTATGGCCAGTTGA
- a CDS encoding transporter substrate-binding domain-containing protein, with protein MKSNRRSFLKATAAFGTVSLVGFPHIWSKNSSLAYAADGEIKVGVLFSLTGTTAIIEESLNKATIMAIEEINAAGGINGRKLVPVVEDPASDPATFAEKARKLVLSDKCVSVFGSYTSASRKAVLPVFEKQNNLYWYPTLYEGRECSKNVIYTGAVPNQQQDDFVPWLVEKFGKRWYLIGSNYIYPKEENNYCKKLLAELGAEVVAEEYVPLGHSEFSSVINKLKAEKPNVIFSTVVGDSVVALHRQYHAAGLDPEKMPMASLTTSENEVAAMGGEAAAGHFTSAPYFMVWDSPENHKFVDAYKKRWGGDKVTHFVSEPSYFQIYLFKQAVEKLAGSDISPNAIREAVKGQELVAPQGKVRVEPENLHSWLWPKIGQCQADGQFKILKQSANWLEPSPYKAYPNQHCTAEGLKQS; from the coding sequence GTGAAAAGCAATCGTCGCAGTTTTCTGAAGGCCACTGCCGCTTTCGGCACCGTGTCCCTCGTCGGTTTCCCGCATATCTGGAGCAAGAATTCGTCGCTGGCCTATGCCGCCGACGGCGAGATCAAGGTGGGCGTGCTGTTCTCGCTCACCGGTACCACCGCCATCATCGAGGAGTCGCTCAACAAGGCGACGATCATGGCGATCGAGGAGATCAATGCCGCCGGTGGCATCAACGGCAGGAAGCTCGTGCCGGTGGTCGAGGACCCGGCCTCCGATCCGGCGACCTTCGCCGAAAAGGCCCGCAAGCTGGTGCTGTCCGACAAATGCGTCTCGGTGTTCGGCTCCTACACCTCGGCCAGCCGCAAGGCGGTGCTGCCGGTGTTCGAGAAGCAGAACAATCTCTACTGGTACCCGACCCTCTATGAGGGCCGCGAATGCTCGAAGAACGTCATCTACACCGGCGCCGTGCCCAACCAGCAGCAGGACGACTTCGTGCCGTGGCTGGTCGAGAAGTTCGGCAAGCGCTGGTACCTGATCGGCTCGAACTACATCTACCCGAAGGAAGAGAACAACTACTGCAAGAAGCTGCTGGCCGAGCTCGGCGCAGAGGTGGTCGCCGAGGAGTATGTACCGCTCGGCCATTCCGAGTTCTCGTCCGTCATCAACAAGCTGAAGGCCGAGAAGCCGAACGTCATCTTCTCCACCGTGGTCGGCGATTCCGTGGTCGCACTGCACCGCCAGTACCATGCCGCCGGCCTCGATCCCGAGAAGATGCCGATGGCAAGCCTCACCACCTCCGAGAACGAAGTGGCGGCGATGGGCGGCGAGGCGGCCGCCGGCCACTTCACCTCGGCGCCCTACTTCATGGTGTGGGACTCGCCCGAGAACCACAAATTCGTCGATGCCTACAAGAAGCGCTGGGGCGGCGACAAGGTCACCCACTTCGTGTCCGAACCGTCCTATTTCCAGATCTACCTGTTCAAGCAGGCGGTCGAGAAACTGGCCGGCTCCGACATCTCGCCCAACGCCATCCGTGAGGCGGTGAAAGGCCAGGAACTGGTGGCGCCGCAGGGCAAGGTCCGCGTCGAGCCGGAGAACCTGCACAGCTGGCTGTGGCCGAAGATCGGCCAGTGCCAGGCCGACGGCCAGTTCAAGATTCTGAAGCAGTCGGCCAACTGGCTCGAGCCGTCGCCCTACAAGGCCTACCCCAACCAGCACTGCACGGCCGAAGGCCTCAAGCAGAGCTGA
- a CDS encoding DJ-1/PfpI family protein, which yields MPKTILFLAFDGVTDLDLIGPIQVFSTASSATEQSGGQPIYTIVVASIAGGMVRTRSGLTIGTQTLAEVDMHTVDTIVVPGGRSSLEDDAEPPLVDWLAQNAGRARRICSVCVGAFLLGAAGLLDERKATTHWRATDMLKARYPSTTVVPDLIYQQDGPVWTSAGVSAGIDLALHLVEQDHGRGLAMMVAKALVVFLRRPGGQKQFSSTLALQGSEAFSQLIAWAADNLAEDLSVDALAERAAMSPRSFARKFHAAVGQTPAAAMEALRLEAAKRMLEDGGQPMKSIAASSGFGDLQGLRRAFIRTLGITPSEYRERFG from the coding sequence ATGCCAAAAACCATCCTGTTCCTCGCTTTCGACGGCGTGACCGATCTCGATCTCATCGGTCCGATCCAGGTGTTTTCGACCGCATCGAGCGCGACCGAACAAAGCGGCGGCCAGCCGATCTACACGATCGTGGTGGCATCGATCGCCGGCGGCATGGTGCGTACGCGCTCGGGCCTGACGATCGGCACGCAAACGCTTGCCGAGGTCGACATGCACACGGTCGACACCATCGTCGTGCCGGGCGGCCGTTCCAGCCTGGAGGACGATGCGGAGCCGCCGCTTGTCGACTGGCTGGCGCAGAATGCCGGCCGGGCGCGGCGCATCTGTTCGGTCTGCGTCGGCGCCTTCCTGCTGGGTGCCGCCGGACTGCTGGACGAGCGCAAGGCAACCACGCACTGGCGCGCCACGGACATGCTGAAGGCGCGTTACCCTTCCACCACCGTCGTGCCGGATCTGATCTACCAGCAGGACGGGCCGGTTTGGACCTCGGCCGGGGTCAGCGCCGGCATCGACCTCGCCTTGCATCTGGTCGAGCAGGATCATGGCCGCGGCCTCGCCATGATGGTGGCAAAGGCACTGGTGGTGTTCCTGCGCCGGCCGGGCGGCCAGAAGCAGTTCAGTTCCACGCTAGCCTTGCAGGGCAGCGAGGCCTTCTCGCAGCTGATCGCCTGGGCTGCGGACAATCTCGCCGAAGACCTGTCGGTCGACGCGCTGGCGGAGCGCGCCGCGATGAGCCCGCGCAGCTTCGCCCGCAAGTTCCATGCCGCAGTCGGCCAGACGCCGGCCGCCGCCATGGAGGCGCTGCGGCTCGAAGCCGCCAAACGCATGCTGGAAGACGGTGGCCAGCCGATGAAAAGCATCGCCGCAAGCAGCGGCTTCGGCGACCTGCAGGGACTGCGCCGCGCTTTCATACGCACGCTCGGCATCACGCCGAGCGAATACCGGGAGCGCTTTGGCTAG
- a CDS encoding cytosine permease, producing the protein MNNKTEIETLDSVDHILGEEYEHQPVPMAARRSTFSVTTVWIGFPMIITGAMTGSILVLGMGFTSALWAMVIGNLIMFAYVGALGLLGTNRGMNFALLASIVFGRKGYVFASGLLSTLLLGWYAVQTGITGALISSAYDLNYVAMTIIAGLLYIGITFVGVHGLHLVGLVSVPLFVILGGWVVFDAASATSWQAILAYPGNNGAATMSMGVGLTVVIALFIDAGTVSADFNRWAKDGRASLIATFSAFPFANLIAMLVGGIMTAALAVPNANPFGADNMFGYINGKQVAFLSALAFVFLYLNLGSVCAHCLYNAATGWSRIFHTRMRVMAVILGAIGIVVAAGNVWAFFIQWLSLLGILVPPIGAIILVDQYLARKNAEIDRDWRPTAFIAWIIGSAVAVIVEFYLPHFSTAISAALAGGIAYAALSLRASPERATA; encoded by the coding sequence ATGAACAACAAGACGGAGATCGAGACGCTCGACAGCGTCGATCACATATTGGGTGAAGAATACGAACATCAGCCCGTGCCGATGGCGGCGCGGCGCTCGACCTTTTCGGTGACGACGGTCTGGATCGGCTTTCCGATGATCATCACCGGCGCCATGACCGGCTCGATACTCGTGCTCGGCATGGGCTTCACCAGCGCATTGTGGGCGATGGTGATCGGCAACCTCATCATGTTCGCCTATGTCGGCGCGCTCGGGCTTCTTGGCACCAACCGCGGCATGAACTTCGCGCTGCTGGCCTCGATCGTGTTCGGCCGCAAGGGTTATGTCTTCGCCTCCGGCCTGCTGTCGACGCTGCTGCTCGGCTGGTATGCCGTGCAGACCGGCATCACCGGCGCGCTGATCAGTTCGGCCTATGACCTCAACTATGTGGCCATGACCATCATCGCCGGCCTGCTCTACATCGGCATCACCTTCGTCGGTGTGCACGGGCTGCATCTGGTCGGCCTGGTTTCGGTGCCGCTCTTCGTCATCCTCGGCGGCTGGGTGGTCTTCGATGCCGCTTCCGCCACCAGCTGGCAGGCGATCCTCGCCTATCCCGGCAACAATGGCGCGGCCACCATGTCGATGGGCGTCGGGCTCACCGTCGTCATCGCGCTGTTCATCGATGCCGGCACGGTGAGCGCCGACTTCAACCGCTGGGCCAAGGACGGCAGGGCCTCGCTGATCGCGACCTTCAGCGCCTTCCCGTTCGCCAACCTGATCGCCATGCTGGTCGGCGGCATCATGACGGCGGCCCTTGCCGTTCCGAATGCCAATCCGTTCGGCGCCGACAACATGTTCGGCTACATCAACGGCAAGCAGGTGGCCTTCCTCAGCGCGCTCGCCTTCGTCTTCCTCTACCTCAACCTTGGCTCGGTCTGCGCACACTGCCTCTACAATGCCGCCACCGGCTGGTCGCGCATCTTCCACACCCGCATGCGCGTGATGGCCGTCATCCTCGGCGCCATCGGCATTGTGGTCGCGGCCGGCAATGTCTGGGCCTTCTTCATCCAGTGGCTGTCGCTGCTCGGCATCCTGGTTCCGCCGATCGGCGCGATCATCCTGGTCGACCAGTATCTGGCCCGCAAGAATGCCGAGATCGATCGTGATTGGCGCCCGACCGCCTTCATTGCCTGGATCATCGGCTCGGCGGTGGCCGTCATCGTCGAATTCTACCTGCCGCATTTCTCGACCGCCATCAGCGCGGCGCTCGCCGGCGGCATCGCCTATGCGGCGCTCTCGCTGCGCGCGTCGCCGGAGCGGGCAACCGCATGA
- a CDS encoding DJ-1/PfpI family protein: protein MQRRDVLQMLALAALTAPALRVQEAAAAIKFDPKAPKPTFVMLVHPDMVLLDLVPALTAFKLTMGDVQLVWKDRNPVSTDVGVDVRPTATLAEAHPAPDVLYIPGGIRGTVACMQDPEVIAFVEKTGASAHFVTSACTGSLLLGAAGLLEGYRATGHWQSRHVLPHLGAILEDGRVVRDRNRITAGGVTAGLDFGLVVASLVRDEEWAKSIQLILEYAPEPPFDAGTPVRAGTEITAQVSDLLKPSLGPLDKAVAQARKRLQL from the coding sequence ATGCAGAGACGTGACGTGTTGCAGATGCTGGCGCTGGCTGCGCTCACGGCACCGGCCCTGCGGGTGCAGGAAGCCGCGGCCGCGATCAAATTCGACCCGAAAGCGCCGAAGCCGACATTCGTCATGCTGGTGCATCCCGACATGGTGCTGCTCGATCTCGTGCCGGCGCTGACCGCCTTCAAGCTCACCATGGGCGACGTGCAGCTGGTGTGGAAGGATCGCAACCCTGTGTCGACCGATGTCGGCGTCGACGTCCGCCCGACCGCGACCCTTGCCGAGGCCCATCCCGCGCCCGACGTTCTCTACATTCCGGGCGGCATCAGGGGCACCGTCGCCTGCATGCAGGACCCGGAGGTGATCGCCTTCGTCGAAAAGACCGGTGCTTCGGCACACTTCGTCACCAGCGCCTGCACCGGCTCGCTGCTGCTCGGCGCGGCCGGGCTTCTCGAGGGCTACCGCGCCACCGGCCACTGGCAGTCCCGGCATGTGCTGCCGCATCTCGGCGCCATTCTCGAAGACGGGCGCGTGGTGCGTGACCGCAACCGTATCACAGCCGGCGGCGTCACCGCCGGGCTCGATTTCGGCCTCGTCGTCGCCTCGCTCGTCCGCGATGAGGAATGGGCGAAATCAATCCAGCTGATCCTGGAATATGCGCCGGAGCCTCCCTTCGACGCGGGCACGCCGGTCCGCGCCGGCACGGAGATCACCGCGCAGGTTTCCGATCTCCTGAAGCCGAGTCTCGGGCCTCTCGACAAGGCGGTGGCGCAGGCGCGCAAGCGGCTGCAGCTGTAG